The DNA window GTGTTGTCAAGTGTCTCTTCGTATTTCTCCTAATTTATATGttctccttatttattattttgaaaaccatcaaaaaaataattcagattttatttgtgtttattttaaaccgtttgtgttattgcctgtgtgtccatctttattttttatttgtggggttcaaataaaagattgtaaaacttacggaatgttggctctgctttcacaggctTTGCAGTTCATTCTCCATGCTTAGATTTGGGGAAGTTGACTGTACAGAAGCTCTCCACCTGTAGATGTTGCCTGCggtcagtcagtattttcattgtaatgcaggGCAGCCAGGTAGAGTCTTGGGTGTTAAAATCATAATATACACACTAAACTATAATCAGCTGTCCACCAATCCATATtcataacagagtaaaacaaaattacatattagaGTAACATAGtgactaacattacatcatatgctttcgttcaacaaacctgtgcttCTCAAGTGAGGCCGGATAGTTctcatggaaagctgtgtgccaaCCGTGCATTTCACCGGTTGGTctgtctggcaggcaacatgatgcactacagactgctgtacagatgtgcttggctaaacacaaaaggaaggaatatgttatgtgtctgtttctcatgttacataaaacaaagctatgtagacagaaatgatgattaaaacaatccATTTGATAAGGCAAATTCTGGCAAATCATAATCCGAGCAAACCCATGCAAAttcctcatttcacattagatttagtaagtGAGCAATACATATTGTGTCAATTTTCTGTGTCCATGCCTTCATATAACTAACATTAATCgtagcacagcagacaggtaaccCCTGTCTCAGGCTCCAAAGCAAAGTAATGATAgcttgactgcagataaagttttGGTACTGTCCGATCGGGTCTCTCATACCAGTAGCTAACACTACACACGTAGTTATGTGTATATCAACACACAGTCGTTCGACTGCCAAGGTGCTCCTGGGCATCTAACACACTGTCCTTTAGCCTTTAGCACAACATGCTAACTGACGTAACGTAGCTCACTGGCCGTgaataacagagcatttcataccGCCATCTCTGCGTATTCACAGCGGAACATTAGCTCTCCGTCCGCgaacaactgagacaatttcacaccaGTGTGTGAACATTACGATGGCTAGCTAGCGCGGCcgagcagcgctagctagctcgtCGTCCGCGGACAACATTTTAGTGGTTTACCGGCCGGTTAGAAGCGATCAAATCTCAATATGCCAATTCAAtttctcagttcactgtcatgactgctgatatgacaaattaaggttaggcaacattaacattaccgtGAATCCTAAGACCAGTAAGCCCACTGTTGTAACGTTAgctcagcctcatatttacatcacccgttagcgttagctcatgtgctaaacagccaaagtaacacaaacaacactgtttttaaaaatacttacaatttctttctttctctttccatctttGAGGGACAATCTCGTTGCCAGTCCAGCCTGATACTGACCCTGGTTGCTGAAACAGTCCGGTGTGAAGTGATTGGCACAGACAACAACGCttttgctcagtgaagctgggacgtttccctgaaaaataaaatttagccACTTCGCTCTGATATCCTCATTGGTAGGGAGGCGATGTAGGGAAACCTGAGTGTCCGTGCATCCGacgacagagcaggagtgctTGGCTTTCGGGTTGCACATGGTTGCGGTTAGGCTGTCGCATACAAGTGAAGCGAAAAAATGGCGGATCCTCCTTCAGGTAGCCGCAGTAATATGGGAGGAGATATCCAGCGTGAGGGCCGGAGCATTCAAATCACCCGCACTGTTACATAAGTGTGCGGGTGAAATCCAAATGGTTcttttagagacacatttcctgactccgcctgtttacaaaacattgacgTAGAGGTCCTAAATCACTCTTAAGGGGTTGGGAGGCACTCCAGATATGCAATTATACATAGTAAAGCAAGGAAAAAGTGGgttttgcataatatgtcccctttaaatggtgactactggtgagatttttaagggaaaaaaatcattttcagaatttaagaatcagaatctaagTAGTGATAGTGATcaaaatagtgtagaagttgacattgctgcttaaaaaatatgttaacctcttgagcattaaagaacttttttaccattattttcttatcataatttctgcatattaatattcatataaaatagaggaagcactaaagtACAGTAGagagagctg is part of the Acanthopagrus latus isolate v.2019 chromosome 9, fAcaLat1.1, whole genome shotgun sequence genome and encodes:
- the LOC119025642 gene encoding uncharacterized protein LOC119025642 isoform X3, which gives rise to MCNPKAKHSCSVVGCTDTQVSLHRLPTNEDIRAKWLNFIFQGNVPASLSKSVVVCANHFTPDCFSNQGQYQAGLATRLSLKDGKRKKEIPSTSVQQSVVHHVACQTDQPVKCTVGTQLSMRTIRPHLRSTGSRVLEPIPILTLRDEQLFTLTLTFCLCLDCASWSIQRASIQAHAPTSSQTQDLLAVGQQR